The Thalassolituus oleivorans MIL-1 genome includes the window CCTTTGCCTGGCTACCATCGCACTGGGTGGAACAAGACATAGCTGCGGGCAACCTAGCGGTCATTCCCTTTGAAGAAGAAGCAACTCGCTACGCCGATTTATATTTAATAAAAGCCCACCCGGACAGTGTCGGCCCTGCTGCTCAAGCCTTGTATGAATTACTATCGAGCAAAGAAGAATTTTCTTGCCCAAACGATGCCACCAAGGCTAAGCCTTTGGCAATGGATGGATCGGCGGAATAAGATAAGAATTTAATAATAAACGACCATGCACGACCCCTCGTAGCGTGGTCATTTTATCGGCGATCATATTCAACCGATCGGCGGGACCTTGGACTAAAATAATCGACAATGTATTGGTGTGAGTCAGATTCACATTTAAATTACTGATCACTTCATCGATATATTCGTATTGCAAATCATGCAGTTTTTTCGTTAGTCCGGGCGTTGAATGGTTATAAACTA containing:
- the nikR gene encoding nickel-responsive transcriptional regulator NikR, whose translation is METGKDKVSRISISMPEALLEGLDLMVAKRGFESRSQAICDMISHQINEYNQQQGSTVMTGTVNLVYNHSTPGLTKKLHDLQYEYIDEVISNLNVNLTHTNTLSIILVQGPADRLNMIADKMTTLRGVVHGRLLLNSYLIPPIHPLPKA